The Paenibacillus sp. FSL W8-0426 region GATCGTATCGTAGATCTGCTGGAATGCCAGCTGCAATCCGCCCGCATCTGGAACATCGTAGTACAAGCCGCCAGTCTGCTGAGCGATGCTCCTCAGAAGATCGGTCCCTGACGGGTCGACCAGGCTCAGTCCGACCGTATTCACGGCAATCTGCTCCTGCACGTAGTCCGCCAGAACGCCTGACTGATTTACTTCGCTGAAACCGTCGGACAACAGGATGGCTACCGTTCCCCGGCTTGGGTCCTGCTTGCTGCGCACTTGCTCCATCGCCTCGGTTAACGCCGCCTCGAAGTTGGTCCCGCCCGAGGTGGTCACGATGCCATCGATCTTGTCGTACACTTCGTTTTTGGCGGCTTCGCTATCCATCTGAATGAAAGGCTGCAGTAACTGAGGCTCGTCGTCGAACGTGATGACGGCAACCTGTTTGTCGCTGTCCATCTGCGCAATCAACGTTTTCGCCGCTTCGAAACGCCCGTTGTTCGGGTCCGTGTCCGACATGCTGCCCGAGTTGTCGATCATCAGCACGATATCCTTGACCTGCTTGGCCCCGCCCGGATTGATCTGGTACAGCAATTGCAGTACCAGGCCGACGACGAACAACAGTGCCAGCGTAGCCGGAACAAGCAATTTCCAGGACAGGCTCATGTATCTCAGTTTCCACGATGCTCCGTTCAGCCTTGGCGAGATCATCTCGGCCAGCAGGCAGAACAGCCCTACGCTGAGCGCCAGTACGCCAAAGTACAGACCCATCAGCAGCAGGCGGGGCATCTCCCCAAGCCACTCGTGAAGCATGAGTTCCCCTGCCGCAAATCCGACAGCCCCGCCAATGAGGCTGAACAGAACCAGGAGAAGATTGATTTTTCGCTGCATGTTCACATGCATCCTTTCCGATACCGGCCCTGAGGACCGGAAAATTGACGATGGCCGCTTGAACCGGCTGTGTGCATGTTTCCGCGCGATCCGTTCTGCTCACCATCGATGACGGCTTCGGACAGGCAAGCCGAAGGCTTCAATGAAGAGGCTCCAACTTATCGGCCAAACCGTCCGGATGAAGCTCGTACCCGTTTGCTGCATAGGAATCGTAGTAGACCCTCGCATTGCGGTAGACCATCAGGTCCTCCAAATGAAATCCGCCCATCAGGTTCAGCTTTTCCACGCCGCTGCTGCGTTCTTCATACACCACGCCCAGCTTGTAAATGCGGGACGTTTCTTCGGCATGAGCCGCGTAGTCCATAAAGGCGCTGTTCGAATCACCGAAGAAATACTTCTCTTCGTACCGATGCTCCTGCGTGTAATCGAACACGCGCACCCGGATCACGGCCTGATCCTCCAGCGTGCGATACAACTTGAGGAACAAGTCGTCGCGGGTCAGCACGTTTTTGTCCCCGTAGGCAATCGTGACGTTGGCCCGCTGCAGCAGCTCCTCTTCGAACGGCATGCGCAAAGGCTCTGCCGAAAGCAGCAGCGTACGGGATACCGCCATCAGCCGCTCCAAAACCGCTTCATTGCCTTCCGCAGCAAGTTTGTTCATGTCGCCCATATAGCGATCTTCAAACCAAATGTCCCGCCCCCGGCTTGCTTCCAGCTCGGCGACGAGGGCTTCCGTTACTTTGCCGTAGTATTCCATAACGTTCTGGCCGATGTAATCGTCGGCCGCGGCTGCACTTTCCTCGGCTGCATCCCGCAGCCCTGCTTCCAGCTGCGCCAGTCGTTCCGTCACGCTGCGGCTGAACGCATGCAGCTGCTCCATCTCCGCGTCGTACATCCGCAAAAGCTGCAGCTCGCTTTCCAGCCGCAGAAGCTCGATCTTGGGAAGATACACCTTCTCCAGCAAGCAATCGATCAGATTGCGGACATTCTGCTTGTCGCGGAAAAGAGCCCGTTTGAACGGCTGATCTTCGACGCGCTCCTGTTGTCGCTGTTCCAGCAAGGCTCTGGCCGCATCCAATTGCAGCGACTTGTCCCGGATCAGCGCCAGCAGCGCTTCGCGAACGCTGCCTTCGCCGCTTCCGCTCCAGGACGCCCACTGGAAGTACCCGATGTCCGGATGTTCGGACCGGGACGCTTCGGCCTGGCGAAGCAGGGAGCCTTCCTTGCCCCGCTGCCGCACCCGTTCCTCGGCGGGCCTCGCCACGTTTTCCCGGAAGTACGCCTCCGCTCCCTGACCATAAAGCGCCTTTTCCGCCTCGCGGAGGGAGAGCGGCTTCAGGTC contains the following coding sequences:
- a CDS encoding vWA domain-containing protein, with the translated sequence MQRKINLLLVLFSLIGGAVGFAAGELMLHEWLGEMPRLLLMGLYFGVLALSVGLFCLLAEMISPRLNGASWKLRYMSLSWKLLVPATLALLFVVGLVLQLLYQINPGGAKQVKDIVLMIDNSGSMSDTDPNNGRFEAAKTLIAQMDSDKQVAVITFDDEPQLLQPFIQMDSEAAKNEVYDKIDGIVTTSGGTNFEAALTEAMEQVRSKQDPSRGTVAILLSDGFSEVNQSGVLADYVQEQIAVNTVGLSLVDPSGTDLLRSIAQQTGGLYYDVPDAGGLQLAFQQIYDTIDERTLVTERTGMMQHSTYLAIFRVAALLLIGAALGVSLGLVFDNRHLAMNFGIGGAVSGLLAGLLLEWGIDGSAIGDPLTRFAALLILSGVLTLFTWIIPVRENTVRKKRGRSDGGGRSNAAEGFAQRPRDTRSKGF